A window of Maioricimonas rarisocia genomic DNA:
CGGGCAGCGTGCCAGCCACGGTGTCAAGAAGGTGCACCGCCGCCCTGGTTCGATCGGCATGAGTGCCGATCCCAGCCGCGTCCTCAAGGGGACCCGGATGGCCGGCCAGTACGGCAATGCACGGTCGACAGTTCGGGCGCTCGAGATTGTCCGCATCGACCCGGAAAACAACATGATTGTCGTCAAGGGCGCCATCCCGGGGCCCAACGGTGGGTATGTGTTGGTTCGGCCCACAAACAAGTGTGGCTAGGTAGGTTCCCGGAGGCCGTTGAGCCTGCTCGTCGGTAAGGTGGTGCCGTAATGATTTCCGTTCCAGTCAGAGACATGTCAGGTGCCGAGCTCGGCACGTATGAGTTCGACCCTGCTGAACTCGCACCCGACATTAACAAGCAGCTCCTGCATGACGTGGTCGTCATGTATGAAGCCAACCGTCGCGTCGGTACGGTCCGTCAGAAGTCCCGTGGCGAAGTGATCGGCAGTACGAAGAAACTGTATCGGCAGAAAGGGACCGGCCGGGCCCGTATGGGTAACCGCCGTCAACCCGTTCGCGTCGGTGGCGGTCGCGCCTTTCCGCGACGGCCCAAAGATTGGAGCTACCGGCTGCCCAAGAAGGCGATTCGCCTGGCAACCCGCATGGCCCTGCTCAGCAAGTTCCAGGATGGGGAAGCGATCGTCGTCGACAGCTTTTCGGTTCAGGAGCCCAAGACCCGCATTGTCGCCGGATTCCTCCGGTCGCTCGGTGTCGATA
This region includes:
- the rplD gene encoding 50S ribosomal protein L4 encodes the protein MSGAELGTYEFDPAELAPDINKQLLHDVVVMYEANRRVGTVRQKSRGEVIGSTKKLYRQKGTGRARMGNRRQPVRVGGGRAFPRRPKDWSYRLPKKAIRLATRMALLSKFQDGEAIVVDSFSVQEPKTRIVAGFLRSLGVDKDSCLLAIQEHDSTVWKSARNIEALRVSVYSDLNAYDLLRQKRLVVTKDAMDRLRGVAG